GCTGGCCGCCGCCCTGCGCGGGAACGGTCCGCTCCCCGTCGATCCCGCCGAACCCCTTGAGGTGCTGAAGGTCATCGAAGGCATCCACGCCCTGGCCTAACGTCCCCTCCGATTCTTTTCGTTGACGCGCCCTCCGCGTCCATCCCACCCACGTATTCCATAGAAAGTGACCCTCATGACCTCTGCATCAGCCACCAAGCGCGTCGCCGTCATCGGCGGCGGGATCCTCGGCGTCTCCACCGCAGTCCACCTGCTCCGCGAAGGAGCCTCCGTGATCCTGCTGACCGAGCGCGGCCTCGCCAGCGAAGCCAGCGGCCGGTCGCTGTCCTGGCTCAACTCCGCCGGTGAACGGTCCACCCCCTACCACCAGCTCCGCGTGGCCGGTGTGGACCGCTACCGCACCCTCTTCGCCTCCAACCCCCGGCGGGAGTGGCTCCAGTTCGGCGGCGGCCTCATGTGGAACGTGGCCGGTCAGGCTGAAGCGACCGAAGCCCGCCACGCCTACGAGAAGTCCATCGGCTACGACTCCAGGCTGCTCGCTCCGGAAGAGATTGCATCAGCCACCCCCGGCGTTGATTCCAGTGCCGTACCGGACAACGCCATCTTCAATCCCGGCGAAGGCTGGGTAAGCCTGCCGGACCTGATCGACTTCCTGATGGAGGAGTTCCACTCACGGGGCGGCGAACTGGTCCTCAACGCCGGCAAGGCCTCCGTCATGGTGGAGGGCGGCCGCACCACCGGGGTGGAGACTGCGGCGGGCGGGACCTACCCTGCCGACGCGGTCCTGGTGGCGTGCGGCGCCGCGACGCCCGCCGTCGTCCAGCCCCTGGGCGTGCACATCCCCAATGGTTCGCCCGTGTCCATGCTGGTGGTGACCAAGCAGGTGCAGCACGACGTCACCGCCGTGATGAACACTCCGCGCGCCGCGCTCCGGCCCAACCCCGGCGGCACGTTCGCGCTGGACCACGACTGGTATGAGGAACACATCACCGAGCACGCGGACGGTTCGTTCACCATTCCGGAAGAAGTGGTGCAGGAACTGGCTGATGAAGCCTCCAGGCTGGTTGCCGGCAATCCGGAACTCAAGCCGGCCTCCTGGAAGATGGGCTACAAGCCAATCCCCGGCGACGGCGAACCCGTCCTGGGGGAACTGGGCCAGGTGCCGGGCTGCTTCGTTGCCTTCACGCACTCCGGCGCCACTCTGGGCCTCATCGCCGGTGAGCTGCTGGCCGGTGAGATCCTGACGGGCCGGAAGCACCCCATGCTGGCAACGTTCCGGCCGGGGCGTTTCTCCTAGTTCTCCAACAGGGAGGGGCGGGGCCGCGGCCCCGCCCCTTCCGCGCACGCGCTGCTGCTCAGGCGCCCAAGTGCCCCGTAAGGCGCCGGTGGAACCCGGTGCTCCGCTCATCGAGGCCTTCAATGGACACCACCGCGCCGTGGTGCCCGTACTTGGTTTCGATGGAGTCCAGGGCAGCGACCGTTGACGCGTCCCAGATCTGGGCCCGGCTGAGGTCAATAGTCACCGAAGCGGGATCGTCGGCGTACGCGAAATGCTCCACCAAGTCATTGCTGCTGCCGAAGAACAGCGGTCCCACCACCTCGTAACGCACGCTCCCGCCGTCGCCTGCCAAAGTCCGCTCGACGGTGATGACGTGGGCCACCCGGCGGGCGAACAGCACCATCGCCAGGACGACGCCCACCAGGACGCCGTAGGCAAGGTTGCCCGTGAAGACGACGACGGCCACCGTGACGCCCATGACGATCGTCTCCGGCAGCGGCATCCTTTTCAGGGTGGAGGGCTTCACGCTGTGCCAGTCGACGGTGGTAACGGCCACGACCATCATCACCGCGGCAAGGGCAACCATGGGGATCTGCCCCATGATCGAGCTGAGTCCCGTCACCAAGGCCAGCAGGAACAGTCCGGCCACGAACGTCGAGATCCGGGTGCGGGCCTGGCCTGTCTTCACGTTGAGGACGGTCTGGCCGATCATGGCGCAGCCGGCGATGCCGCCGTAGAACCCGGCGAGGATGTTCGAGACGCCCAGGCCCCAGGACTCGCGGCCCTTGTGT
This region of Arthrobacter sp. DNA4 genomic DNA includes:
- a CDS encoding FAD-binding oxidoreductase; this translates as MTSASATKRVAVIGGGILGVSTAVHLLREGASVILLTERGLASEASGRSLSWLNSAGERSTPYHQLRVAGVDRYRTLFASNPRREWLQFGGGLMWNVAGQAEATEARHAYEKSIGYDSRLLAPEEIASATPGVDSSAVPDNAIFNPGEGWVSLPDLIDFLMEEFHSRGGELVLNAGKASVMVEGGRTTGVETAAGGTYPADAVLVACGAATPAVVQPLGVHIPNGSPVSMLVVTKQVQHDVTAVMNTPRAALRPNPGGTFALDHDWYEEHITEHADGSFTIPEEVVQELADEASRLVAGNPELKPASWKMGYKPIPGDGEPVLGELGQVPGCFVAFTHSGATLGLIAGELLAGEILTGRKHPMLATFRPGRFS